From the genome of Vicia villosa cultivar HV-30 ecotype Madison, WI linkage group LG2, Vvil1.0, whole genome shotgun sequence, one region includes:
- the LOC131646549 gene encoding pentatricopeptide repeat-containing protein At3g03580-like codes for MLFHSHLLNKFKFKFTNSTLFSFSFSSSSNPQTHPNLLHLCTHSQTLSQTKQLHAFAILHAFLPHSVSISASLILQYATFGHPKNSLFLFQNTVSFSRTAFLWNTLIRAYSIAGVFDGFSIYNSMVRSSVKPDDHTYPFVLKGCSDYLEVDKGREVHGVVFKFGFDKDVFVGNTLLMLYGNCGFFVDAMKVFDEMFERDKVSWNTVIGLCSVQGFYEESLCFFKEMVAVAPVVRPDLVTVVSVLPVCADSENVVMARVAHGYALKVGLLSHVKVGNALVDVYGKCGSEAACKKVFDEMDERNEVSWNAIITGFCFRGFYMDALDAFRLMIDAGMRPNPVTISSMLPVLGELGLLKMGMELHGFSLRMGIESDIFIGNSLIDMYAKSGLSCKASTIFNTMGERNVVSWNAMVANFAQNRHHFAAVELVRRMQAHGETPNNVTFTNVLPACARLGFLNVGKEIHARVIRIGCAFDLFVSNALTDMYSKCGRLSLARNVFNISVKDKVSYNILITGYSQTTNSSESLNFFSEMRLSGLVPDIVSFIGIISACANLASIKQGKEIHGHLIRKLFHTHLFAANSLLDLYTKCGRIDLATKIFDRIQHKDVASWNTMILGYGMLGELDTAINLFEAMKDNGVEYDSVSFIAVLSACSHGGLIEKGNKYFKQMKDRNIEPTHMHYACMVDILGRAGQIEEAANLIRNISFEPDANLWGALLGACRIYGNVELGHWAAEHLFKLKPDHCGYYILLSNMYAEAGRWDEANKVRELMKSRGAKKNPGCSWVQIGDQVHAFVVGEKIESLDTEFWLSESG; via the coding sequence ATGCTATTCCATTCCCATCTTCTcaacaaattcaaattcaaattcacaaATAGCACTCTCTTTTCCTTctcattttcttcatcttcaaaccCTCAAACTCATCCAAACCTTCTTCATCTCTGCACCCATTCCCAAACCCTTTCACAGACAAAGCAACTCCATGCCTTTGCCATCCTCCACGCTTTCCTCCCTCACAGTGTCTCCATCTCCGCTTCTCTCATTCTTCAATACGCCACTTTTGGACACCCAAAAAACTCCCTTTTTCTCTTCCAAAACACTGTTTCATTTTCCCGCACTGCTTTCCTGTGGAACACCCTCATTCGTGCTTATTCCATTGCTGGTGTTTTCGATGGGTTTAGCATCTACAACAGCATGGTTCGGTCTAGTGTTAAGCCTGATGATCACACCTACCCTTTTGTTTTAAAGGGCTGTTCTGATTATTTGGAGGTTGATAAGGGTAGGGAGGTTCATGGGGTTGTGTTTAAGTTTGGTTTTGATAAGGATGTTTTTGTGGGAAATACCCTTTTGATGTTGTATGGTAATTGTGGTTTTTTCGTTGATGCCatgaaggtgtttgatgaaatgtttGAGAGGGATAAGGTTTCTTGGAATACTGTTATTGGTTTGTGTTCTGTTCAGGGTTTTTATGAGGAGTCGCTTTGTTTTTTCAAAGAGATGGTTGCTGTTGCTCCGGTTGTTAGACCGGATTTGGTTACTGTTGTTAGTGTGTTGCCGGTGTGCGCGGACAGTGAGAATGTGGTTATGGCGAGAGTTGCACACGGTTATGCTTTGAAGGTTGGTTTGTTGAGTCATGTTAAAGTTGGAAATGCGTTGGTTGATGTTTATGGGAAATGTGGGAGTGAGGCGGCTTGtaagaaagtttttgatgaaaTGGATGAGAGAAATGAAGTTTCATGGAATGCTATTATTACTGGTTTTTGTTTTAGGGGATTCTATATGGATGCTTTGGATGCGTTTAGGTTGATGATTGATGCAGGAATGAGACCAAACCCTGTCACCATTTCTAGTATGCTACCTGTGTTAGGAGAATTAGGACTTCTTAAGATGGGAATGGAACTCCATGGGTTTAGTTTAAGGATGGGTATTGAGTCTGATATTTTTATTGGCAACTCTTTGATAGATATGTATGCGAAATCGGGATTGTCGTGCAAAGCGTCTACTATATTTAACACAATGGGAGAGAGAAATGTTGTGTCATGGAATGCTATGGTTGCAAATTTTGCTCAGAACAGACACCATTTTGCAGCTGTAGAATTAGTGAGGCGAATGCAAGCTCATGGAGAAACCCCTAACAACGTGACCTTCACGAATGTTCTTCCAGCATGTGCAAGATTAGGTTTCCTGAATGTTGGAAAAGAAATTCACGCCAGAGTAATTCGGATCGGATGCGCCTTTGATTTGTTTGTCTCCAATGCTCTGACAGACATGTATTCGAAGTGCGGACGTTTAAGTCTTGCTCGAAATGTTTTCAATATTTCTGTCAAGGATAAAGTTTCCTACAATATACTAATTACAGGCTATTCTCAAACAACTAACAGCTCAGAGTCTCTAAATTTCTTTTCAGAAATGAGACTCTCTGGCTTGGTACCCGATATTGTTTCGTTCATCGGTATTATATCAGCTTGTGCAAATCTTGCTTCAATAAAGCAAGGTAAGGAGATTCATGGGCATCTGATAAGAAAGCTTTTCCATACTCATCTTTTTGCAGCAAATTCCCTTTTGGATTTGTATACCAAGTGCGGTCGAATCGATCTTGCAACTAAAATCTTTGACCGTATTCAACACAAGGATGTCGCTTCATGGAATACTATGATTTTGGGATATGGTATGCTTGGTGAATTGGACACTGCAATCAACCTCTTTGAAGCAATGAAGGACAATGGTGTGGAATACGATTCAGTTTCGTTTATTGCGGTTTTATCAGCATGTAGTCACGGAGGTCTAATTGAGAAAGGGAATAAATACTTTAAGCAAATGAAGGATCGTAATATTGAGCCAACACATATGCACTATGCTTGTATGGTTGATATTCTTGGAAGAGCAGGACAAATTGAAGAAGCTGCAAACCTAATTAGAAACATATCTTTTGAACCTGATGCTAACTTATGGGGTGCACTGCTTGGAGCTTGCAGGATTTATGGAAATGTTGAATTGGGGCATTGGGCTGCTGAGCATTTGTTTAAGTTGAAGCCTGACCACTGTGGTTACTATATTCTGCTTTCAAATATGTATGCTGAAGCTGGAAGATGGGATGAGGCAAATAAGGTGAGGGAATTGATGAAGTCAAGGGGAGCTAAGAAAAATCCTGGTTGTAGTTGGGTTCAAATTGGAGACCAGGTGCATGCTTTTGTAGTTGGTGAGAAAATAGAGAGCTTAGATACTGAATTTTGGCTATCAGAAAGTGGTTGA
- the LOC131651731 gene encoding uncharacterized protein LOC131651731, translating to MHSKVYKTRSSTAIDRGKYIVWTSEMDSCLTDVLMDQVEKGNKVDNILKPAAFAAALKALNEKFGMHMTKGHIKNRLKTWRKQFGVLKELLAHKGFVWNKTQKIVVANDSVWNDYIREHPDAKIFRAKSIENYDKLCIILGNDQSIARFSDSVTEIDVNFTVDDEEPDPVILSETQTDGNLTKHLRWTEEMDHWLGKILVDQVRKGLKIDNVFQTEAYDKAVSAMNAKFGHHLTKFNIKNRLKTWKKQYEIAKEILCHAGFKWDETKKMIIANDSTWIEYIRTHPDARTYRARVLENYEQFCTIFGHFNEPLNRNDSVPCDEPLEFESVCPVNYDSNLKDIMKHMRWTSDMDSCLSEILVQQIKLGNRSRFDHKLKPAALEAAVLAINEKFKLYMLKDHIKNRLKTWKKQYDILKELLRQRGFEWDQNRKMVIADDSVWNEYIKINPDARILKGRVIRNYEELCIIIGHIDPPGMITTRANMGMTSDDNVMEAQETNYHGTDNTTEKGKSVTWTDEMDLCLTELLVKQVMLGNKLEKNFKTSAYIATLAVLNERFDLNLTIENIKSRLRTWRKQYSLMKEMLSRGGFEWDERCKMVVASDSTWDDCIKKHRDARHLRGKRIENYNELGLIVGNEEASGNWSEDTEMFDVNITPNFREDADANLIPNFEEHEDVNLTPHFEEDDDVNLTPHLEEHAETPTLIANEEEMSHDDASDEVQGSSEQTGVRPSSSQSKQPSKRRRTDDVILHMMSLMAADIGRIADALTESNRALCLEEVVEKVQNIPDFDDDLIIEACEYLCFDEKRGLMFLKLDERLRKKWLLKRLRGG from the exons ATGCATTCAAAAGTATACAAAACTCGTAGCTCAACTGCTATAGACCGAGGAAAGTACATAGTTTGGACAAGTGAAATGGACAGTTGCCTCACTGATGTGCTTATGGATCAGGTGGAAAAGGGGAATAAAGTGGATAACATCTTAAAGCCTGCAGCGTTTGCAGCTGCACTGAAAGCATTAAATGAGAAGTTTGGTATGCATATGACAAAAGGGCACATAAAAAATCGGCTGAAGACATGGAGGAAACAGTTTGGGGTTTTGAAGGAGCTCCTTGCCCATAAGGGGTTTGTTTGGAATAAGACACAAAAGATAGTTGTTGCCAATGATTCAGTTTGGAATGACTACATCAGG GAGCACCCTGATGCCAAGATTTTCCGAGCAAAGTCCATTGAAAACTATGATAAATTATGTATTATTCTTGGAAATGATCAATCAATTGCAAGATTTTCTGACAGTGTTACAGAAATCGATGTAAACTTCACAGTTGATGACGAGGAGCCAGATCCTGTCATTTTGTCTGAAACACAAACTGATGGAAATCTGACTAAGCACCTCAGGTGGACAGAGGAAATGGATCACTGGCTTGGAAAGATTCTCGTAGATCAAGTGAGGAAAGGGCTTAAAATAGATAATGTTTTCCAGACAGAAGCATATGACAAAGCTGTTTCCGCCATGAATGCAAAATTTGGGCATCATTTAACAAAATTTAACATTAAAAATCGTCTTAAAACATGGAAGAAACAGTATGAAATAGCAAAGGAAATTCTGTGTCATGCTGGATTTAAATGGGACGAAACAAAGAAAATGATCATTGCAAATGATTCTACATGGATTGAGTACATTCGG ACACATCCAGATGCAAGGACTTACCGTGCCAGGGTCCTGGAGAACTATGAGCAGTTTTGCACTATCTTTGGCCATTTTAATGAGCCTTTGAATCGTAATGACTCTGTGCCTTGTGATGAGCCTTTGGAGTTTGAAAGTGTCTGTCCAGTAAACTATGATAGCAATCTTAAAGATATAATGAAGCATATGAGGTGGACAAGTGATATGGACAGCTGTTTAAGTGAAATTCTCGTGCAGCAAATTAAACTCGGTAATAGAAGCAGATTTGACCACAAACTAAAACCTGCTGCATTGGAGGCTGCTGTGCTAGCTATTAATGAAAAGTTTAAGCTTTATATGTTGAAAGATCATATTAAAAACCGTCTTAAAACCTGGAAGAAACAATATGATATCCTGAAAGAACTTTTGCGCCAGAGGGGCTTTGAATGGGATCAGAACCGAAAAATGGTCATTGCAGATGACTCTGTATGGAATGAATATATTAAG ATAAATCCCGATGCTCGAATTCTTAAAGGACGGGTTATCAGAAACTATGAGGAACTTTGCATAATCATTGGTCACATTGATCCACCAGGTATGATCACTACTCGTGCTAATATGGGCATGACTTCAGATGATAATGTTATGGAAGCTCAAGAGACAAATTACCATGGAACTGACAATACAACGGAAAAAGGAAAGAGTGTAACATGGACAGATGAAATGGATCTTTGCTTGACAGAGCTGCTAGTCAAGCAAGTGATGTTGGGAAACAAGCTTGAGAAAAATTTCAAGACCTCAGCTTACATAGCTACTTTAGCAGTTCTAAATGAGAGATTTGACTTGAAtttaacaatagaaaacattaaaAGCCGGTTGAGAACATGGAGGAAGCAGTACAGCCTTATGAAAGAGATGCTTTCTCGTGGGGGATTTGAGTGGGATGAAAGATGTAAGATGGTTGTTGCATCTGACTCAACATGGGATGATTGCATTAAG aaacaTCGTGATGCTAGGCATCTGCGAGGCAAACGGATAGAAAACTACAACGAATTAGGTTTGATTGTTGGCAATGAGGAAGCTAGTGGAAATTGGTCGGAAGACACTGAAATGTTTGATGTAAACATTACTCCTAACTTTAGGGAGGATGCTGATGCAAATCTTATCCCTAACTTTGAAGAACACGAGGATGTAAATCTCACTCCTCACTTTGAAGAGGATGATGATGTAAATCTGACTCCTCACCTTGAAGAGCATGCTGAAACTCCAACATTGATAGCTAATGAAGAGGAAATGAGCCACGATGATGCAAGTGACGAAGTGCAGGGTTCATCTGAGCAAACAGGGGTAAGGCCTTCATCATCACAGTCAAAGCAGCCATCGAAGCGGAGACGCACTGATGATGTTATACTACACATGATGAGTCTTATGGCTGCTGATATAGGTCGGATAGCCGATGCATTGACTGAAAGTAACAGAGCATTGTGCTTGGAGGAAGTGGTTGAAAAGGTGCAAAATATTCCTGACTTTGACGATGATCTCATCATTGAAGCTTGTGAATATTTATGTTTCGATGAGAAGAGAGGATTGATGTTTTTGAAATTAGATGAGAGATTGAGAAAAAAGTGGTTGTTGAAACGTTTGCGTGGTGGTTAA